The following coding sequences are from one Leucoraja erinacea ecotype New England chromosome 2, Leri_hhj_1, whole genome shotgun sequence window:
- the asb4 gene encoding ankyrin repeat and SOCS box protein 4 isoform X2, with product MLGDLETITMLLNHSASINYQPNGKTPLHVACEVKNRDCVSILLHHGAKVNAFSLSGHTPLHLCKTKESIACAKLLIWNGAKLNLQTENDYKETPLHIAARFGVSELVALYVDHGANVDSVNIYMETPLIAAIYWALDMKEQQYSTNHHLICRMLIDYGASVNVRERDFKSPLHKAAWNCDHLLLQMLLESGAFVGSMDVNGCAPLQYLLKVTSVRPAAKPEICYQLLLNHGAARIYPPQFHKVLQSCCASPKAVEVLVNSYESITSTRKWRSVIPDDILEQHSAFYKSLFDVCGRSPRSLMHLARCTIRRVLRARCYSAVPKLLIPHRLKQYILLEPEGVMY from the exons ATGCTTGGTGACCTGGAGACCATTACAATGCTACTGAATCATAGCGCCAGTATAAACTACCAACCGAATGGGAAAACGCCTTTACATGTTGCATGTGAGGTGAAAAACAGGGACTGTGTTAGCATTCTGTTGCACCATGGAGCCAAAGTAAACGCATTCTCACTGAGTGGACATACGCCATTACATTTATGTAAAACCAAGGAGTCCATTGCATGTGCAAAACTCCTGATCTGGAATG GTGCAAAGTtgaatcttcagactgagaatgacTATAAAGAGACACCGCTGCACATAGCCGCCCGTTTCGGTGTATCTGAACTAGTGGCTCTTTATGTTGACCATGGAGCCAATGTTGACAGTGTCAATATCTATATGGAAACGCCGCTCATTGCCGCTATTTACTGGGCACTAGACATGAAAGAACAGCAATACAGCACAAACCATCATCTGATTTGTAGAATGCTAATAGACTATGGAGCTTCTGTAAATGTTCGAGAACGGGATTTTAAGTCTCCACTTCACAAAGCTGCATGGAATTGTGACCATCTGCTTCTACAGATGTTGTTAGAATCAGGTGCTTTTGTTGGTTCAATGGATGTTAATGGTTGTGCCCCACTTCAATACCTACTGAAGGTGACATCAGTACGACCTGCAGCAAAGCCAGAGATTTGTTATCAACTGTTGCTCAACCATGGGGCTGCAAGGATCTACCCTCCCCAATTTCACAAG GTTCTACAATCATGCTGTGCCAGTCCAAAGGCGGTTGAAGTCCTGGTCAATTCTTACGAATCAATTACTTCTACGCGAAAATGGAGAAGTGTTATACCTGATGATATTTTAGAG caACATTCAGCGTTTTATAAATCTCTGTTCGACGTCTGTGGAAGATCACCCCGCTCTCTGATGCACTTGGCTCGATGTACTATTCGGAGAGTGTTACGAGCAAGGTGTTACAGTGCCGTGCCAAAACTTCTCATCCCACATCGACTtaaacaatatattttattagaGCCAGAAGGTGTGATGTACTGA
- the asb4 gene encoding ankyrin repeat and SOCS box protein 4 isoform X1: MENESSQAKAARTLKETFFQVLLSNDYSALKEILRQKKIDVDTVFEVEDEDMILASYKQGYWLPSYKLGNSWAAGLHLAVMLGDLETITMLLNHSASINYQPNGKTPLHVACEVKNRDCVSILLHHGAKVNAFSLSGHTPLHLCKTKESIACAKLLIWNGAKLNLQTENDYKETPLHIAARFGVSELVALYVDHGANVDSVNIYMETPLIAAIYWALDMKEQQYSTNHHLICRMLIDYGASVNVRERDFKSPLHKAAWNCDHLLLQMLLESGAFVGSMDVNGCAPLQYLLKVTSVRPAAKPEICYQLLLNHGAARIYPPQFHKVLQSCCASPKAVEVLVNSYESITSTRKWRSVIPDDILEQHSAFYKSLFDVCGRSPRSLMHLARCTIRRVLRARCYSAVPKLLIPHRLKQYILLEPEGVMY; this comes from the exons ATGGAAAACGAGAGTTCTCAGGCCAAAGCTGCCAGAACACTCAAGGAAACATTTTTCCAGGTCTTACTGAGCAATGATTACAGTGCATTGAAGGAGATCCTGAGGCAAAAGAAGATAGATGTTGATACGGTTTTTGAAGTGGAAGATGAAGACATGATCCTGGCATCTTATAAACAAG GTTACTGGCTACCAAGTTACAAATTAGGGAACTCCTGGGCAGCCGGCCTGCACTTAGCCGTGATGCTTGGTGACCTGGAGACCATTACAATGCTACTGAATCATAGCGCCAGTATAAACTACCAACCGAATGGGAAAACGCCTTTACATGTTGCATGTGAGGTGAAAAACAGGGACTGTGTTAGCATTCTGTTGCACCATGGAGCCAAAGTAAACGCATTCTCACTGAGTGGACATACGCCATTACATTTATGTAAAACCAAGGAGTCCATTGCATGTGCAAAACTCCTGATCTGGAATG GTGCAAAGTtgaatcttcagactgagaatgacTATAAAGAGACACCGCTGCACATAGCCGCCCGTTTCGGTGTATCTGAACTAGTGGCTCTTTATGTTGACCATGGAGCCAATGTTGACAGTGTCAATATCTATATGGAAACGCCGCTCATTGCCGCTATTTACTGGGCACTAGACATGAAAGAACAGCAATACAGCACAAACCATCATCTGATTTGTAGAATGCTAATAGACTATGGAGCTTCTGTAAATGTTCGAGAACGGGATTTTAAGTCTCCACTTCACAAAGCTGCATGGAATTGTGACCATCTGCTTCTACAGATGTTGTTAGAATCAGGTGCTTTTGTTGGTTCAATGGATGTTAATGGTTGTGCCCCACTTCAATACCTACTGAAGGTGACATCAGTACGACCTGCAGCAAAGCCAGAGATTTGTTATCAACTGTTGCTCAACCATGGGGCTGCAAGGATCTACCCTCCCCAATTTCACAAG GTTCTACAATCATGCTGTGCCAGTCCAAAGGCGGTTGAAGTCCTGGTCAATTCTTACGAATCAATTACTTCTACGCGAAAATGGAGAAGTGTTATACCTGATGATATTTTAGAG caACATTCAGCGTTTTATAAATCTCTGTTCGACGTCTGTGGAAGATCACCCCGCTCTCTGATGCACTTGGCTCGATGTACTATTCGGAGAGTGTTACGAGCAAGGTGTTACAGTGCCGTGCCAAAACTTCTCATCCCACATCGACTtaaacaatatattttattagaGCCAGAAGGTGTGATGTACTGA